The following nucleotide sequence is from Thermus antranikianii DSM 12462.
CTCTTCATAGACACTCCTCTTAGGGGTAGACGCCTCTTAACCGCGTGGCCTCGTTCACCCGCTCCAAAGCCAGGGCCATGGCCCCGGTGCGCAAATCGGTGGAAAGAGCCTCAGCCCTATCGCACACCTCAGCCACCGCCTTGGCCACGCTCTTAGCAAAACTTTGCCGCACTTCCTCCTCGCTCCAGAAGAACATGTTAAGATCTTGGACCCATTCCAGATAACCCGCCAGAAGTCCCCCACCCCCCGTGAGGAGGTCCGGCACCACCAGGACTCCCTTGCCCAGGAGATAGGCCTCCCCCTCAGGGGTCAGGCCGAAGTTGGCGGCCTCCAGCACCGCCTTGGCCCGGACCGCCTTGGCCATCTCCCCGTTCAAGGCCCCCTCGAGGGCGGCCAGGACGAGGTAGTCCACATCCAAAGCGAAAAGCTCCTCCGGGGCGAGGTCGTAGCGGGGAAGCTCTCCCGTGGCCTCATAGTGGCGCAGGACCTCGGCCACCTCGAGGCCCTCTTCCTGGTACATGGCCCCCCGGGCCGTGGATACCGCCACCACCTTCAAGCCCATCCCTTCGGCATGCAAGGCGAAACTGCCCCCCACCTGGCCGAAGCCCTGCACCGCCACCCTGGCCCCTTCCAGGGGAAGCCCCCGGCGCCGGGCGAGCTCCTTGAGCACCAGGGCCACCCCGAGCCCAGCGGCATCGTCCCGGCCCTCGCTTCCCCCAAGGGCATGGGGCTTGCCCGTCACCACCCCCGGCACCGTGGAGCCCACGGTCATGGAGTAGGTGTCCATGATCCAGGCCATCACCTGCTGGTCGGTCCCCAGGTCGGGACCCAGAATGTCGATGTCGGGCCCAATAAGGTTGACCAGCTCGGCGGTATAACGGCGCACCAGCCGCTCGAGCTCCCTGCGGGAAAGGAGCCTGGGGTCGGCGGCGATGCCCCCCGCCGCCCCGCCAAAGGGCAGATCGTAAACGGCAGCCTTCAAGGTCATCCAGGCGGCCAAGCCCGCCGTCTGGCCCAGGGTCACCTTGGGATGGATCCTCACCCCCCCCTTGGCGGGCCCCCGGGCGATATCGTGCACCACCCGATAACCCTGGAAAACCCGCACCTTCCCGTCGTCCATGACCACGGGTAGGGAAACCGTAACCAGGCGCTTGGGGTGGGTTAGGTACTCCACCGTGGTGGGGTGGATCGCCGCCACCCTTAACGTCTTTTCCAATCGCTCCAGGAAGGCCTCCCAGAGGCCTGGGTCCTCCGGGGACCTGTATGCGGGAATAGCCATAGCCTCACCGGAGGGGATTATACCCCGCTTGCAACAGGATGGCTGCCCCGCCCGACTTCCCGTTCCGAGGGCCTAGGAAAGGCGCTCGGCTTCCTTTAAGGCCAGGGCCTCGAGGGCCTCCTTGTAGGGGGAGGGAGGAAGAGGCTTAAGGGCCGCCGCGGCCAGAAGCGCCCTCTCCCGGATACGCCTTTCCACCTCCTCCGCCACCCCGCTTTCCCGAGCCAGCATGCGCAGGCGGTCCAAGTCCCCCTCACGCCTTCCCTTACGCCTTAGAACCTCCCGCACCTCGGGAAAGCGCTCCATGAGGAGAAGGGTGATCAACGTGGCCTTTCCCTCCCGCACATCCCCCCCCACCGGTTTGCCCAAGGCCTCGGGGGTGCCCATGAGGTCCAGGTAATCGTCCCGCATCTGGAAGGCCTGGCCATAGTAAAGGCCAAAGCGGGCCAAGGCCTCCCGCACCTCCCCATCCACCCCCTTGAGGAGGGCAGGGCCTTCCGCGCTGAGTTCCATAAGCACCGCCGTTTTGGCGGTGATGATGCGCTCGTAGTTTTCCAGGGAGTAGTCCTCCAGGGCTGCCACCTGGAACTGCAAAACCTCCCCTTCGCTCAAGGTCTTGGCCACCTGGGCGAAGCGCTCCACCAGCTCCATCCTCCCGGTCTTGGCGATCACATGGAGGAGCCGGGAAAGCAGGAAGTCCCCCGACAGTACGGAAACCGCATTCCCGTACCGACGGAAGGCGGCCTCCTTGCCCCGGCGGGTTTCCGCATCGTCGATGAGGTCATCGTGGAGAAGCGTGGCGGAGTGCAGAAGCTCCACCGCCAAGGCCAGCTCCATCTCGAAGGGAGCGCCCCCGATGGCCCTCGAGGCCAAAAAGACCAAGCGGGGGCGGATGCGCTTGCCCCCCGCCGTCACCAGGTCCTGATGAATCAGGCGCACGAAGAGGACGTCGGAGGCTATCAACTCGGAAAGGGCCTCCTCAAAGCGGTTAAGGGGAGCCTCGAGGTCGGGAAGAACCACCACGCCCCCCAGTATAGCCTCAGCAATCTGGGCAAAGGAAAATCAGTAAAGCTCTATAGGCACAGGCAGGGGAACTTCCTTAGCCTGGCCATCGGGTCCAACCGAGCGGTATTTAACCGCCTGCACAGGTGATAAGGGAGCGCTCACCTTCTTATACACAGGCCGGATAAAAGGACCACAGGGGTCGGCCCTTCCCCCAGGGCAGGAGCTGGGAATCAGAAACGGAGATTCCAGAGAGTTACCAGCGGAGTCCAGCAGGATCACATATCCAGCCCCGGATCCAGGTTGCGCATAGAGGACGATATCGTAGCTGTAAACGTGGAAAGTATTGTTGTTACTATCGGTCTCCACGGTGTAGGAAAAATTTTCCCGGGTAACCCACACCGTGGGCCCCCCCACCATCACCCCTCCCTGAAAGAACGTGCTGCAAGAACTCAGCCCCACGGCCACGAGCGATGCCGTGAATAAAGCAAACATATTCCGTCTCATCCTGCCCCCTCCCTCACCCCATCATCTCCTCGCGCCACTTGGGATTCAGTATGGCAAAGCTAAGCCGGGCCAGGCCCGCCAGAAAGTCCACGTTCTCCACGACCACCTCCTTGGGCACCTCCAGTACCGTGGGGGCAAAGTTCAGGATACCCTTGATCCCCGCGGCCACCAAGCGGTCGGCTGCCTCCTGGGCCGCCTCCCGAGGCACGGTGAGGAGGGCGATCTCTATGCGTCCGGGCACCCTTTGGGGAAGCACGTCCATGGGCTCCACCACCCCATCCCTCACCCGGCGGCCAATCTTCTCGGGATCCACGTCGAAGAACCCCCTTAGCTCAAAGCTCTCTCCAAACCCGGGGTAGTCGGCCAAAGCGCTACCCAGACGGCCCATACCCACGATGCACAGGCCCCACTTTCGGTTCAGGCCCAGGATGTGGCGGAGTTCCCGCTTGAGCACGGGCACCGTGTAGCCCACCCCCCGGGTGCCGTAGGAACCAAAGTAGGAAAGGTCCTTCCGCACCTGAAACGCCGTAACCTGGGCTTCCTCCGCCAGCTGCTCGGAGCTGGTGCGGTGAACCCCCTTAGCCTCCAGCTCCTCCAGGATGCGCAGATACGTGACCAACCGGCTGATGGCTGCACTGGGAACCTTCATCGCACCTCCAAGGCCTCGAGGCCCAAGGCCTGCACCCTGGCCTTGACGGCCTCCTTCTCCTCCTCGGCCACCGGGCCCACCCGCACCCGGTAGACCCCATCCTTTACTAGAACCACCGGCAAGCCCGCTCCCCTAAGTTTCGCGACCAAAGCCAGGGCGTTCTCCTCCTTCTGGAAAGCCCCCACCTGGAGGTAAAGGGTACCCGAGGCCGGCGGGGCCGCCCCCTGGCCGCGGTACACCTGAGCCCCGTAAGCGGCCAAGGCCTCCGCCACCCGTTTGGCCTCGGCCTCGGAGGCGTAAGGACCCACCACCACCCGGGTCAGGTTCCCCGAAGGCTCCAAGCGAGCCGGGTACCCCTTCTGGACCAGCTCCTGGCGAAGCCTGGCCGCATTTTCCGGATTGGCAAAGGCCCCCACCGCCACCCGGTAGGTCCCACCTGGCGCAGGCGCCGAAGGAGCGGGCGCGCTTGCGGGGGATCTTCCGGGCGAGGCAGGGGTTTTGTCCTGGGGTGCTGGCTTGGCCTCCGCTGGAGCCTGGGGTAGGGGAAGCACGGTGATCACGGGTTCAGGGGCCGGTTTGGCCTCAGGGGAGGGCGCCTGCGGAGCTGGCTCCACCTTGGGGGGCTGAACCGGGGAAGGAGGGGGCGAGGAGGTTACCGAAGGACCGGGCATGGGCGAAGCGCTCACCCTCGGCCGGGCAAAGGGATTGATTCCGGTTAGGTAAAGGACAATACCCGCCGCCACCAAGGCGATGAGGAGAAAAATGAGAAAGTCCAGCCAGTTTTCCCGTAGCCAGCGCATCCTACCTCCGAAGCAGGGCCTGCGCCTCCTTCGAGCCCAGGGCCGCCGCCTGGTTCAAGGCCCGCTCCGCCTCCGCCTCCCGGCCCAGGCCCCTTAAGGCTAGACCCAGGTTGTACCAGGCCGCCGCCTGCCTGGGGGCTCTTCCCAACACCTCCCTGAGGACCAGCTCCGCCTCCCCGAAGCGCCCCAGGGCTATCAAGGCTGCCGCCAGGTTCACCCCCACCCCTGGATCGCGTCCGGACTCGTAGAGGGGGCGCAGGAGGGCCAAGGCCTCCTCGAAGCGGCCCATCTCCAGCAACAACGTGCCCCTAAGGGCCTGGGCCTCTGGGGCCGTAAGCCCCTCGAGGAGCTTCAAAGCTTCCTCCTTCCGGCCCAAGGCGTAGGCAGCCTGGGCCTTGAGGAAGCTCCCCGGAGGTCCTGCCTCCTCCGCATACCGGTAGGCGTTCTTATAGTCCTTAAGCCGCAGGTAGGCCGCCGCCAGGGCCAAGGCCACCTGGGGCTCGGGGCTGGTCCGGTAGGCGGAAAGCAGGTACCCCAAGGCTCCCTTAGCATCCCCCGCCTCGAGGCGGGCCTGCCCCAGGAGGTAGGCGGCCTCCCATAGGGAAGGATCCTGGGCGTAGGCCTCCTTAAGCAGGGGCTCCGGGCGGGAGGAGAGAAGGGCCTTGCGCAAAAGGAGTCTCGCCCTGGCCTTCCCCTCCACCGCCTTAAGACCCCGGTCCAGCTCCCTTAGGGCCCTTTCCTTCAAGCCCTCCTCCGCCAGGATGCGGGCCAGCAGGTCCCAGCCCTCGGCCGACCCGGGCTCCCGGTTGAGAAGGCCATAGAGCACCGGCACCGCTTCAGCCCGCGCCCCTGCGGCGTAAAGGGCCTGGGCCAGGGCCAGGTGGTAAGCGGGGCTCCGCTCCGGGGTAAGCCCTTTGCGCAAAACCGCCGCCGCCTCCTTGGCCTGGCCCGCCTCGGCGAGGGCGCTGGCC
It contains:
- a CDS encoding SPOR domain-containing protein — protein: MRWLRENWLDFLIFLLIALVAAGIVLYLTGINPFARPRVSASPMPGPSVTSSPPPSPVQPPKVEPAPQAPSPEAKPAPEPVITVLPLPQAPAEAKPAPQDKTPASPGRSPASAPAPSAPAPGGTYRVAVGAFANPENAARLRQELVQKGYPARLEPSGNLTRVVVGPYASEAEAKRVAEALAAYGAQVYRGQGAAPPASGTLYLQVGAFQKEENALALVAKLRGAGLPVVLVKDGVYRVRVGPVAEEEKEAVKARVQALGLEALEVR
- a CDS encoding polyprenyl synthetase family protein, translated to MVLPDLEAPLNRFEEALSELIASDVLFVRLIHQDLVTAGGKRIRPRLVFLASRAIGGAPFEMELALAVELLHSATLLHDDLIDDAETRRGKEAAFRRYGNAVSVLSGDFLLSRLLHVIAKTGRMELVERFAQVAKTLSEGEVLQFQVAALEDYSLENYERIITAKTAVLMELSAEGPALLKGVDGEVREALARFGLYYGQAFQMRDDYLDLMGTPEALGKPVGGDVREGKATLITLLLMERFPEVREVLRRKGRREGDLDRLRMLARESGVAEEVERRIRERALLAAAALKPLPPSPYKEALEALALKEAERLS
- a CDS encoding redox-sensing transcriptional repressor Rex, with product MKVPSAAISRLVTYLRILEELEAKGVHRTSSEQLAEEAQVTAFQVRKDLSYFGSYGTRGVGYTVPVLKRELRHILGLNRKWGLCIVGMGRLGSALADYPGFGESFELRGFFDVDPEKIGRRVRDGVVEPMDVLPQRVPGRIEIALLTVPREAAQEAADRLVAAGIKGILNFAPTVLEVPKEVVVENVDFLAGLARLSFAILNPKWREEMMG
- a CDS encoding tetratricopeptide repeat protein, with protein sequence MTRPFPKALALLLGLGLALAQNSLERAESLFKAGEYAQAVLAYEEVLAQDYGRFEAHLGLGVSLFRLGRLEEARFAFDQMVRVFPDRYEGHYNLGQVYLRLGKPKEAAEAFAKAAGLSPTEEAYLGWASALAEAGQAKEAAAVLRKGLTPERSPAYHLALAQALYAAGARAEAVPVLYGLLNREPGSAEGWDLLARILAEEGLKERALRELDRGLKAVEGKARARLLLRKALLSSRPEPLLKEAYAQDPSLWEAAYLLGQARLEAGDAKGALGYLLSAYRTSPEPQVALALAAAYLRLKDYKNAYRYAEEAGPPGSFLKAQAAYALGRKEEALKLLEGLTAPEAQALRGTLLLEMGRFEEALALLRPLYESGRDPGVGVNLAAALIALGRFGEAELVLREVLGRAPRQAAAWYNLGLALRGLGREAEAERALNQAAALGSKEAQALLRR
- a CDS encoding Glu/Leu/Phe/Val family dehydrogenase, with amino-acid sequence MAIPAYRSPEDPGLWEAFLERLEKTLRVAAIHPTTVEYLTHPKRLVTVSLPVVMDDGKVRVFQGYRVVHDIARGPAKGGVRIHPKVTLGQTAGLAAWMTLKAAVYDLPFGGAAGGIAADPRLLSRRELERLVRRYTAELVNLIGPDIDILGPDLGTDQQVMAWIMDTYSMTVGSTVPGVVTGKPHALGGSEGRDDAAGLGVALVLKELARRRGLPLEGARVAVQGFGQVGGSFALHAEGMGLKVVAVSTARGAMYQEEGLEVAEVLRHYEATGELPRYDLAPEELFALDVDYLVLAALEGALNGEMAKAVRAKAVLEAANFGLTPEGEAYLLGKGVLVVPDLLTGGGGLLAGYLEWVQDLNMFFWSEEEVRQSFAKSVAKAVAEVCDRAEALSTDLRTGAMALALERVNEATRLRGVYP